One Luteibacter aegosomaticola genomic window carries:
- a CDS encoding thiol-activated cytolysin family protein: protein MSIGDYIAGLSYDPRVLLSVVADGATQAVPLKERTTQSNAVVICTKTKTSLKKNLSEVAILSPSAGVIFPGALVLADEDLMEGHPTPLALARNSCVLSIDLPGLPNAHKTVVPTGSAVQDYVNAALEEWNQGASREGYVNAARSFMQITQSFSSQQTALDLGFSAKWAGGNVSSQLNTTSNIERSVVVAYFKQVFYTVTMDVPASAAGVFAEAVSENEARQAFDGAHPPAYVRSVDYGRLLMIKMETSSVDTSSNLKGAFEQATSSGVTAGGSLSGKYAEIIKNSTFSVVAIGGGAETAIEVFKGGAEDAINGLRAYIQKGATYRRDNPGLPVAYQVAFLKDNRFATMGFPTDYTETQCVRYPNGFVRFEHSGGYVAKAEVTWKEGDANGNLVDRKWESGQKTAGWSYTLDVPGDAQNLRLKAWAKTGLVWDPWGEILNVALEGPNNKTYVFRGTTLNRKFDVK from the coding sequence ATGAGTATCGGTGACTATATCGCCGGCCTTTCGTACGACCCCAGGGTGCTGCTGAGTGTCGTGGCCGATGGCGCCACGCAGGCCGTGCCGCTCAAAGAGCGCACCACGCAGTCGAATGCGGTGGTGATCTGCACCAAGACGAAGACGAGCCTGAAGAAGAACCTGTCCGAGGTCGCGATCCTCAGCCCCTCCGCTGGCGTGATCTTTCCCGGCGCGCTCGTGCTTGCCGATGAAGACTTGATGGAAGGCCACCCGACGCCGCTGGCGCTGGCGCGCAACAGCTGCGTGCTGTCGATCGACCTGCCTGGCTTGCCCAACGCACACAAGACCGTGGTACCTACGGGCTCAGCTGTTCAGGACTACGTCAACGCCGCGCTGGAGGAGTGGAACCAGGGCGCCAGCCGCGAGGGCTACGTCAATGCGGCGCGCTCGTTCATGCAGATCACGCAGTCGTTCTCGTCGCAGCAGACTGCGCTCGACCTCGGCTTCAGCGCGAAATGGGCGGGTGGCAACGTCTCGTCGCAGCTCAACACCACCAGCAATATCGAGCGCTCGGTCGTGGTCGCCTATTTCAAGCAGGTGTTCTACACCGTGACGATGGACGTCCCGGCCTCGGCGGCCGGGGTCTTCGCCGAAGCGGTGTCCGAGAACGAAGCACGCCAGGCCTTCGATGGCGCGCACCCGCCGGCGTACGTGCGCAGCGTCGATTACGGCCGCCTGCTCATGATCAAGATGGAGACGTCCTCCGTCGATACGTCGTCGAACCTCAAGGGCGCCTTCGAGCAGGCGACGTCGAGCGGCGTCACCGCGGGCGGCAGCTTGTCCGGCAAGTACGCCGAGATCATCAAGAACTCGACCTTCAGCGTCGTTGCCATCGGTGGTGGCGCTGAAACCGCCATCGAGGTGTTCAAAGGTGGTGCCGAGGATGCCATCAACGGTCTGCGCGCTTATATCCAGAAGGGCGCGACGTACCGCCGTGACAATCCGGGCCTGCCCGTCGCTTATCAGGTTGCCTTCCTGAAGGACAACCGCTTCGCCACGATGGGTTTCCCCACCGATTACACCGAGACCCAGTGCGTTCGCTATCCCAACGGCTTCGTGCGCTTCGAACACAGTGGCGGCTACGTCGCGAAGGCCGAGGTGACGTGGAAGGAAGGCGACGCGAACGGCAACCTCGTCGATCGCAAGTGGGAGTCGGGGCAGAAGACGGCCGGCTGGTCGTACACCCTCGATGTGCCTGGCGATGCACAGAACCTGCGCCTGAAGGCCTGGGCCAAGACAGGCCTGGTGTGGGACCCGTGGGGTGAAATTCTGAACGTCGCGCTGGAAGGTCCGAACAACAAGACCTACGTGTTCCGGGGCACCACCCTTAACCGCAAGTTCGATGTGAAGTAG
- a CDS encoding response regulator, protein MTLPPKSRRPTKRAGADARMWLALALVIVFFVCSGLVAGANIRTIRNDNALVIRSQETVAGLAEILSSIQDAETGQRGYLLTGNDSYLDPYRNALGMIPARLESIRGSLGADAGQQARLRELGVRINDKLAELRETIELRRDRGLEAALPVVNSDRGKASMDDIRARLAAMRAVEFDLRAKRLAEMEAAYGTALTSGAASAALGVALTIFIAVLIRRNAAAREREAWLQAGRLELAGVMAGDKDAAELGKAILGFLAGFVGAEAGALFIANHGRFERVGAVGLAAHGEGDTLRSAGSLLGRAVDESRVIVVTDVPEGYFTIGSGLGQGAPRHLVVAPGISDGMAQGVVELGFFQPVDDDVVTLLEQASAAIAIALRSAAYRAELTRLLEETQRQSEALQTQQEELRVSNEELEEQSRALRESQHELEEQQAELEQTNAHLSEQSQQLEGQRDALRAANLATEHKAREVERASKYKSEFLANMSHELRTPLNSALILSKLLSDNTGGNLTEEQVKFARTIHTSGTDLLSLINDILDLSKIEAGHVEVRSEPVRTEALLDDLSALLSPIASEKGLSFRVKMEPGTPPIIETDRQRIEQVLKNLLSNALKFTEAGGVVLGVRADRGGQVAFTVADTGIGIAPDQQARIFEAFQQADGSISRRYGGTGLGLSISLELARRLGGDITVHSEPGKGSTFILTVATKLVGTSVPLPPAPMPAPLAPRAPLPPRPVATPSPSPASVVTPMGDKGRLILVIEDDPTFAEIVSGQAVDMGFRALIARTAQDALSMAREQLPHAIILDVGLPDQSGLYVLDILKHDVRTRHIPIHVVSAADHSRTALSLGAVGYLVKPVTRDALTGALDSLEARLSQRPRRVLVVEDDAVQLDAIRHLLATADVETVGARTAAECVAALQAQAFDCMVLDLSLPDASGFELLETLSAKEGHAFPPVIVYTGRVLSPVEEDRLRRYSSSIIIKGAKSPERLLDEVSLFLHQVVSELPEPQQGMIRAALHRDAVLEGRRILLVEDDVRNVFALMNVLEPHGCLVTIARNGQEALDLLATSGRDGQGAFELVLMDIMMPVMDGITAMQRIRQDARWDKLPIIALTAKAMPDDQQQVMQAGASDYVAKPLDVDKLLSLIRVWLTDKG, encoded by the coding sequence ATGACGCTCCCGCCGAAGTCCCGACGTCCCACGAAGCGCGCCGGGGCAGATGCCCGGATGTGGCTGGCCCTGGCCCTGGTCATTGTTTTCTTCGTTTGCAGCGGCCTGGTCGCCGGGGCAAATATCCGCACCATCCGTAACGACAACGCCCTGGTCATCCGCTCGCAGGAGACCGTGGCCGGGCTCGCCGAGATCCTCTCCAGCATCCAGGATGCGGAAACCGGCCAGCGCGGCTATCTGCTCACGGGCAACGACAGCTACCTCGACCCTTACCGCAACGCCCTCGGCATGATTCCGGCGCGTCTGGAATCGATTCGCGGCTCGCTCGGAGCCGACGCGGGCCAGCAGGCACGCTTGCGCGAACTGGGCGTGCGCATCAACGACAAGCTGGCCGAGCTGCGGGAAACGATCGAGCTTCGCCGTGATCGTGGTCTCGAGGCCGCGCTACCGGTCGTCAACTCCGATCGCGGCAAGGCCTCGATGGACGACATCCGTGCACGCCTTGCCGCGATGCGCGCCGTCGAGTTCGACCTGCGCGCCAAGCGCCTGGCTGAAATGGAAGCCGCTTACGGTACGGCGCTGACCAGCGGCGCCGCCAGCGCCGCGCTTGGCGTTGCCTTGACCATCTTCATCGCCGTTCTGATCCGCAGGAACGCGGCCGCCCGAGAGCGCGAGGCGTGGCTGCAAGCGGGTCGCCTTGAGCTCGCGGGCGTGATGGCGGGCGATAAGGATGCTGCGGAACTCGGCAAGGCGATCCTCGGTTTCCTCGCGGGGTTCGTTGGCGCCGAAGCGGGTGCGTTATTTATTGCGAACCACGGCCGCTTTGAACGCGTAGGGGCGGTGGGGCTGGCTGCGCATGGCGAAGGCGATACCCTGCGCTCTGCAGGCAGCCTCCTTGGCCGCGCCGTGGACGAGAGCCGCGTCATCGTGGTCACCGATGTTCCCGAAGGCTATTTCACGATTGGCTCCGGCCTGGGGCAGGGCGCGCCGCGTCACCTCGTCGTCGCGCCCGGTATCTCCGATGGCATGGCGCAGGGCGTCGTGGAGCTCGGCTTCTTCCAGCCGGTCGATGACGATGTGGTGACCCTGCTTGAACAGGCTTCGGCCGCCATCGCGATCGCCTTGCGTTCCGCCGCCTACCGCGCCGAACTGACCCGCCTTCTCGAGGAAACCCAGCGCCAGTCGGAAGCCTTGCAGACCCAGCAGGAGGAGTTGCGGGTCTCGAACGAGGAGCTGGAAGAGCAAAGCCGTGCCCTGCGCGAGTCGCAGCACGAGCTGGAAGAACAGCAGGCCGAGCTCGAACAGACCAACGCGCACCTGTCGGAGCAGTCGCAGCAGCTGGAGGGCCAGCGTGACGCGCTGCGCGCCGCGAACCTTGCCACCGAGCACAAGGCGCGCGAAGTCGAGCGGGCCAGCAAGTACAAGTCCGAGTTCCTTGCCAACATGTCGCACGAGCTGCGCACGCCGCTCAACTCGGCGCTCATCCTCTCCAAGCTGCTCTCGGACAATACGGGTGGCAACCTCACCGAGGAGCAGGTGAAGTTCGCCCGCACGATCCACACCTCGGGCACCGATCTGCTCTCGCTCATCAACGACATCCTCGACCTGTCGAAGATCGAAGCGGGCCATGTCGAGGTGCGCAGCGAGCCCGTCCGCACCGAGGCGCTCCTCGATGACCTGTCGGCCCTGCTATCGCCGATCGCGTCGGAGAAGGGCTTGTCGTTCCGCGTGAAGATGGAGCCGGGCACCCCACCGATCATCGAGACGGATCGCCAGCGCATCGAGCAGGTCCTGAAGAACCTGCTTTCTAACGCGCTGAAGTTCACCGAGGCCGGCGGCGTGGTCCTGGGCGTGCGTGCCGATCGCGGTGGCCAGGTGGCATTCACCGTGGCGGATACCGGCATTGGTATCGCACCCGACCAGCAGGCGCGGATCTTCGAGGCGTTCCAGCAGGCCGATGGATCGATCAGCCGCCGCTACGGTGGTACCGGTCTCGGGTTGTCGATTTCGCTTGAGCTCGCGCGCCGCCTGGGTGGCGATATTACCGTGCATAGCGAGCCGGGCAAGGGCAGCACCTTTATCCTGACCGTGGCCACGAAGCTCGTGGGCACGTCGGTGCCGTTGCCGCCGGCGCCGATGCCTGCACCACTCGCGCCACGCGCACCGCTACCGCCGCGCCCCGTGGCGACGCCATCGCCCTCGCCAGCGAGCGTCGTCACGCCGATGGGCGACAAGGGGCGTCTCATCCTCGTGATCGAAGACGATCCGACCTTCGCCGAGATCGTGAGTGGCCAGGCGGTCGACATGGGCTTCCGCGCGCTCATCGCCCGTACGGCCCAGGACGCCCTGAGCATGGCCCGGGAGCAGCTTCCGCACGCGATCATCCTGGACGTGGGCTTGCCCGATCAGTCGGGCCTCTACGTGCTCGATATCCTTAAGCACGATGTCCGCACGCGACATATCCCTATCCATGTGGTCTCCGCGGCCGATCATTCGCGCACGGCCCTTTCGCTGGGCGCCGTGGGCTACCTGGTCAAGCCGGTGACGCGCGATGCGCTGACGGGGGCGCTCGATTCCCTTGAAGCTCGTCTTTCGCAGCGGCCGCGCCGGGTGCTGGTGGTTGAGGACGATGCGGTGCAGCTGGATGCGATCCGGCACCTGCTTGCGACGGCGGATGTTGAAACCGTCGGTGCGCGGACGGCTGCCGAGTGTGTCGCGGCCCTTCAGGCGCAAGCCTTCGATTGCATGGTGCTCGACCTGTCGTTGCCGGATGCGTCCGGTTTCGAACTGCTCGAGACGCTGAGTGCCAAGGAGGGCCACGCCTTCCCGCCGGTGATCGTTTACACCGGGCGCGTGCTGTCGCCCGTGGAAGAGGACCGCCTGCGGCGCTATTCGAGCTCGATCATCATCAAGGGAGCGAAGTCGCCGGAGCGCCTGCTCGACGAAGTCTCGCTGTTCCTGCACCAGGTGGTGAGTGAGCTGCCCGAGCCGCAACAAGGCATGATCCGCGCCGCATTGCATCGCGATGCAGTCCTCGAAGGCCGCCGGATCCTCCTTGTCGAGGATGATGTGCGGAATGTCTTCGCGCTGATGAATGTGCTGGAGCCGCATGGTTGTCTCGTCACCATCGCTCGCAACGGCCAGGAGGCGCTGGATCTTCTGGCCACCTCGGGCCGGGACGGGCAGGGCGCCTTCGAGCTGGTGCTCATGGACATCATGATGCCGGTGATGGATGGCATCACCGCGATGCAGCGGATTCGCCAGGATGCCCGCTGGGACAAGTTGCCGATCATTGCGCTGACCGCGAAGGCCATGCCTGACGACCAGCAGCAGGTGATGCAGGCCGGCGCGAGCGACTATGTGGCGAAGCCGCTGGATGTCGACAAGCTGCTTTCGCTGATCCGTGTCTGGCTGACGGACAAGGGCTGA
- a CDS encoding alpha/beta fold hydrolase codes for MSNPTQLRPMLHALKQAAAELPAAKLKVLPGRGHLLPLEAPADVAAHIAAWLAIQHGSRISA; via the coding sequence ATGTCGAACCCAACCCAGCTACGCCCAATGCTCCATGCGCTGAAACAGGCAGCCGCGGAGCTGCCCGCCGCCAAGCTCAAGGTCCTGCCGGGACGCGGCCACCTGTTGCCGCTCGAGGCGCCCGCGGATGTGGCGGCGCACATCGCAGCGTGGCTGGCTATCCAGCACGGATCGAGGATCAGCGCATGA
- a CDS encoding LLM class flavin-dependent oxidoreductase, producing the protein MKRIGFLSFGHWTDSPHSATRTATDVLQQSIDLAVAAEEVGADGAYFRVHHFANQLSSPFPLLSAIGALTRRIEIGTGVIDMRYENPHYMLETAGAADLISGGRLQLGISRGSPEQVIEGWRHFGYAPADGETDADLGRRHAEVFLQLLEGNGFAQPNPHPMFPNPPGLLRPEPHAPGLRDRIWWGSASNATAAWAAKMGMNLQSSTLKANETNEPLHVQQAKQMRVYRDAWAEAGHAREPRISVLRSIFPLMNDTDRAYFGRSKSNDQVGFIDNMEAVFGRTYAAEPEQLVAELAADQAIADADTLLLAVPNQLGVDYNVHLIESILKHVAPALGWR; encoded by the coding sequence ATGAAACGCATTGGTTTCCTTTCCTTCGGCCATTGGACCGACTCGCCGCATTCCGCCACGCGCACTGCCACGGATGTCTTGCAGCAATCCATCGACCTGGCCGTGGCCGCGGAAGAGGTCGGCGCGGACGGTGCGTATTTCCGGGTCCACCACTTTGCGAACCAGCTTTCGTCGCCGTTCCCGTTATTGTCCGCGATCGGCGCACTGACCAGGCGCATCGAGATCGGTACCGGCGTGATCGATATGCGCTACGAGAACCCGCATTACATGCTGGAGACGGCAGGCGCGGCCGACCTCATCAGCGGCGGCCGCTTGCAGTTGGGCATCAGCCGGGGCTCGCCGGAACAAGTGATCGAGGGCTGGCGGCACTTCGGCTACGCGCCTGCCGATGGTGAAACGGACGCCGACCTGGGCCGCCGCCACGCGGAGGTGTTCCTGCAATTGCTCGAGGGCAACGGTTTCGCACAGCCGAACCCCCATCCCATGTTTCCCAACCCGCCCGGCCTGCTCCGGCCTGAGCCGCATGCGCCCGGCCTGCGAGATCGCATCTGGTGGGGTTCGGCCTCCAATGCCACCGCGGCATGGGCCGCGAAGATGGGCATGAACCTGCAAAGCTCCACGCTCAAGGCCAACGAAACGAACGAGCCGCTGCATGTGCAGCAGGCGAAGCAGATGCGCGTGTACCGGGACGCCTGGGCGGAAGCCGGCCACGCGCGCGAACCGCGTATCTCGGTGCTACGTTCGATCTTCCCGCTCATGAACGATACGGACCGCGCTTACTTCGGCCGTAGCAAGAGCAACGACCAGGTGGGCTTCATCGACAACATGGAGGCCGTGTTCGGACGGACGTATGCCGCCGAACCCGAGCAACTCGTTGCCGAGCTGGCGGCCGACCAGGCGATCGCCGACGCCGACACACTCCTGCTCGCGGTGCCCAACCAGCTGGGCGTCGATTACAACGTGCACCTGATCGAATCGATCCTCAAGCACGTCGCGCCGGCACTCGGCTGGCGCTGA
- a CDS encoding SGNH/GDSL hydrolase family protein: MTTNIKRLIIFGDSLSDIGVKRNTATGAFAALFGLMRTNQVNRYSDNRNWTDFIWEWAGGQPLIVTDKATSDAAALPHLSWSRNSRQGTPDSAPVYYVNYAEGGAMGGSDRYGVGLGTFREQFERYKADLKKYGPEPGVSLYLIWFGLNDLVTNERKSTDMKPVADQISAICQEIIKLDPNAAFLFGNLPDPQDAVRFMGKEATDKIVDFSKGSFEFGHELAKEIEAHFPKTNPAAVVDLFTPMYHVCKNLGAYGFTKGAQPKGIEVRYGAAPKNAAAAFLTTTSDEAHPTEEVYKVIAQIWASEIRKHFELGTLSQKPDAAFTVKGNN; this comes from the coding sequence ATGACAACCAATATCAAGCGACTCATCATCTTCGGCGATAGCCTGTCGGATATCGGCGTGAAGCGTAATACGGCCACTGGCGCGTTTGCCGCGTTGTTTGGCCTGATGCGCACGAACCAGGTGAACCGGTATAGCGACAACCGCAACTGGACCGACTTCATCTGGGAGTGGGCCGGCGGCCAGCCGCTGATCGTCACGGACAAGGCCACCTCGGATGCGGCGGCGCTGCCGCACCTGAGCTGGAGCAGGAACAGCCGGCAGGGTACGCCGGATAGCGCCCCGGTCTATTACGTGAACTACGCCGAGGGCGGCGCGATGGGCGGTTCCGATCGCTATGGCGTGGGCCTGGGGACGTTCCGGGAGCAGTTCGAGCGTTACAAGGCCGACCTGAAGAAGTATGGACCGGAGCCGGGCGTCAGCCTCTACCTGATCTGGTTCGGTCTCAACGACCTGGTGACCAACGAGCGTAAGTCGACGGACATGAAGCCCGTGGCGGACCAGATCAGCGCGATCTGCCAGGAGATCATCAAGCTCGATCCCAATGCGGCGTTCCTGTTTGGCAACCTGCCGGACCCGCAGGATGCGGTGCGCTTCATGGGTAAGGAAGCCACCGACAAGATCGTGGATTTCTCGAAGGGCTCGTTCGAGTTCGGCCACGAGCTGGCGAAGGAAATCGAGGCCCACTTTCCGAAAACCAATCCGGCGGCGGTGGTCGATCTGTTCACGCCCATGTACCACGTGTGCAAGAACCTTGGTGCCTATGGCTTCACCAAGGGAGCGCAGCCGAAGGGTATCGAGGTGCGTTACGGGGCGGCACCGAAGAACGCGGCAGCCGCGTTCCTCACCACGACCAGCGACGAGGCCCACCCGACCGAAGAGGTGTACAAGGTCATCGCTCAGATCTGGGCGAGCGAGATCCGCAAGCACTTCGAACTGGGCACGTTGAGCCAGAAGCCTGACGCCGCCTTCACGGTGAAGGGCAACAACTAG
- a CDS encoding HD domain-containing protein, giving the protein MNVPITLAGITAPDSAHTRKAADLVARVHNREMLNHVHRSWWFAEFLGRKRGLKYDREVVYLAAIMHDLGLTEAYAADKRFEVDGADAARGILLADGYAETRAQTVWDAIALHSSIGIAGYKEPEIALVHMGSHLDVLGFHYDELTPQVIDDTLQLYPRVGFPAAFQAALAEVVRKKPMLAAGTGLVDIGHRHVPGFTLPNGCDLLENTVFETRHVHA; this is encoded by the coding sequence ATGAACGTACCTATCACCCTTGCGGGCATCACGGCACCCGATTCCGCCCACACGCGCAAGGCGGCCGATCTTGTCGCGCGCGTCCACAACCGCGAGATGCTCAACCACGTGCATCGCTCCTGGTGGTTTGCTGAATTCCTGGGGCGAAAGCGTGGCCTGAAATACGATCGGGAGGTGGTGTATCTCGCGGCGATCATGCACGACCTCGGCCTTACCGAAGCGTATGCCGCGGACAAGCGTTTCGAGGTGGACGGCGCGGACGCCGCGCGCGGGATCCTCCTGGCGGATGGCTACGCCGAAACGCGCGCCCAGACCGTGTGGGATGCTATCGCGCTCCACTCGAGCATCGGCATCGCCGGATACAAAGAGCCCGAGATTGCCCTGGTCCACATGGGTTCGCACCTGGATGTGCTGGGCTTCCATTACGACGAACTTACGCCCCAGGTGATCGACGATACCTTGCAGCTGTACCCGCGCGTGGGCTTCCCCGCCGCGTTCCAGGCGGCACTGGCCGAGGTGGTCCGCAAGAAGCCCATGCTGGCCGCCGGTACGGGACTGGTTGATATCGGCCACCGGCATGTACCTGGCTTCACACTACCCAATGGCTGTGACCTTCTGGAGAACACTGTGTTCGAAACGAGGCACGTCCACGCTTAG
- a CDS encoding LysR family transcriptional regulator: MDRLTCMAVFEAAARTGSIAGAARLHEMTPSHASKHLAALESALGVSLLRRSTRQLALTPEGERYLERCRRILGEVREADDEARAHTDVISGTLRVTAPVTFGALHMGPVVASFLARYPGVALQVSLDDRYQDVRSDTVDIAIRIGKLANSSLVARRLGACRMVLCAAPRFLATQGAISTPADLTGLPMLAFSEAVSPADWTLRDADGTAHRIEGVTRLAADNVQMLAAAAVAGAGLVFGPSFILGPAVQRGELVTLLPGYAADSLDISLVYATRAYLPRTVRAFVDHLVAALTEPFSWD, encoded by the coding sequence ATGGATCGCTTGACTTGCATGGCCGTGTTCGAGGCCGCAGCGCGGACCGGCAGCATCGCCGGCGCGGCGCGCCTCCACGAGATGACGCCGTCGCACGCCAGCAAGCACCTGGCGGCGCTTGAATCGGCCCTGGGCGTGTCCCTGTTGCGGCGATCGACGCGGCAACTGGCGTTGACCCCGGAAGGTGAGCGCTACCTCGAGCGCTGCCGACGCATCCTTGGCGAGGTGCGCGAGGCGGACGATGAGGCGCGGGCGCATACCGATGTGATTTCCGGCACCTTGCGGGTGACGGCGCCGGTGACGTTCGGCGCCTTGCACATGGGGCCGGTCGTGGCCTCGTTCCTTGCCCGTTATCCCGGTGTGGCGTTGCAGGTCAGCCTCGACGACCGTTACCAGGATGTGCGCAGCGACACCGTGGATATCGCTATCCGGATCGGCAAGCTGGCGAATTCGTCGTTGGTCGCGCGCCGTCTTGGCGCATGCCGCATGGTGTTGTGCGCGGCGCCACGGTTTCTTGCCACACAGGGGGCTATCAGTACGCCCGCCGATCTCACCGGCCTGCCGATGCTGGCCTTCAGCGAAGCCGTATCGCCGGCTGACTGGACGCTGCGCGATGCCGATGGCACGGCACATCGCATCGAAGGTGTGACACGCCTGGCGGCAGACAACGTGCAGATGCTCGCCGCCGCGGCTGTCGCCGGCGCAGGTCTCGTCTTCGGTCCGAGCTTCATCCTTGGCCCGGCGGTCCAGCGTGGCGAACTCGTCACGCTACTGCCTGGTTACGCGGCGGATAGCCTGGATATCAGCCTAGTCTATGCCACGCGCGCCTACCTGCCGCGGACCGTGCGGGCCTTCGTCGATCATCTCGTCGCCGCGCTGACCGAGCCATTCAGTTGGGACTGA
- a CDS encoding TetR/AcrR family transcriptional regulator, giving the protein MPKPTRTPVRREDSLTRERIIEAATALLDASGEAGLTFRALSERLATGAGAIYWHVKDKQDLLSAASDAVVAAALENGASGKTPESRIRAMALGLFDTMDEHPWVGAVLARAPGDMPTVRIFERIGQQVTALGVPSKARWGSANALLSYILGVGGQNAANRHYAVAHELDREAFLGGMAEAWEQLDADTFPFARSVAGQLATHDDRADFLAGIDLILKGMRG; this is encoded by the coding sequence ATGCCCAAGCCCACCCGCACCCCCGTACGCCGGGAAGACTCACTGACGCGTGAGCGGATCATCGAGGCCGCCACGGCGCTGCTGGATGCCAGTGGTGAGGCGGGGCTCACCTTCCGTGCGCTCTCCGAGCGGCTTGCCACGGGTGCGGGCGCCATTTACTGGCATGTGAAAGACAAGCAGGACCTACTATCCGCGGCGAGCGACGCCGTGGTCGCCGCCGCTCTGGAGAACGGGGCATCCGGCAAGACGCCGGAAAGCCGTATCCGCGCCATGGCCCTTGGCTTGTTCGACACCATGGATGAGCATCCATGGGTCGGCGCCGTCCTGGCGCGTGCACCGGGTGACATGCCTACCGTGCGTATCTTCGAGCGCATCGGCCAGCAGGTCACGGCACTCGGTGTGCCGTCGAAGGCGCGCTGGGGCTCCGCGAATGCATTGTTGAGCTACATCCTCGGTGTGGGCGGGCAGAACGCTGCCAATCGCCACTACGCCGTGGCGCACGAACTCGACAGGGAGGCGTTTCTCGGCGGTATGGCCGAGGCGTGGGAGCAACTGGATGCCGACACGTTTCCCTTCGCACGCAGCGTGGCCGGCCAGCTCGCCACGCACGACGACCGCGCTGACTTCCTCGCGGGTATCGACCTGATCCTCAAGGGGATGCGCGGCTAG
- a CDS encoding FAD-dependent oxidoreductase produces MTPPIAIIGAGLGGLMLARVLHVHGIPATVYEADASASARPQGGMLDIHERDGQVALKAAGLYEPFLKLIHPGGEATRVLDMAGNLLFAQADDGTGGRPEVPRGALRDMLIDALPAGTIAWGKKLVSASPQGHGRHTVTFTDGTQADVALLVGADGAWSKVRPLLSEARPAYAGLAFVETYLHDADARQPASAHAVGGGGMFAVAPGKGIMAHREPDSVLHAYIALQRPEAWFEAIDFADTAAARTRVAAEFEGWHESLLALITASQGTPILRPIHALPPGSRWPRTPGVTLVGDAAHLMPPSGEGANLAMIDGAELALALASHSGDVEAAIAAYEETMFQRSAAAATDADQLLRTLFGPDSPQSLIGMFSAFSPN; encoded by the coding sequence ATGACCCCACCGATCGCCATCATCGGCGCCGGCCTTGGCGGCTTGATGCTTGCCCGCGTCTTGCACGTGCACGGCATTCCCGCGACCGTCTACGAAGCGGATGCCTCCGCCTCGGCCCGCCCCCAGGGTGGCATGCTCGATATCCACGAGCGCGACGGGCAAGTGGCGCTCAAGGCTGCGGGCCTTTACGAGCCCTTCCTGAAGCTGATCCACCCCGGCGGCGAAGCGACGCGCGTCCTCGACATGGCGGGCAACCTGCTGTTCGCCCAGGCCGATGACGGCACCGGTGGGCGCCCCGAAGTCCCGCGCGGCGCGTTGCGTGACATGCTCATCGACGCACTTCCCGCTGGCACCATCGCCTGGGGCAAGAAGCTCGTGAGCGCGTCGCCACAAGGCCATGGCCGGCACACCGTGACGTTCACCGACGGGACGCAGGCAGACGTCGCGCTGCTCGTCGGCGCGGATGGTGCGTGGTCGAAAGTGCGTCCGCTGCTTTCAGAAGCACGGCCAGCCTATGCCGGGCTCGCGTTCGTCGAGACTTACCTGCACGACGCCGATGCACGCCAGCCGGCGAGCGCGCATGCCGTGGGTGGTGGTGGCATGTTTGCGGTGGCCCCGGGCAAAGGCATCATGGCCCACCGTGAGCCCGATAGCGTGCTGCACGCTTACATCGCGCTGCAACGCCCCGAGGCGTGGTTCGAAGCGATCGACTTTGCGGATACGGCGGCCGCGCGGACACGCGTGGCAGCGGAGTTCGAAGGCTGGCACGAAAGCCTGCTCGCACTGATTACAGCAAGCCAGGGTACCCCCATCCTCCGCCCGATCCACGCCCTTCCGCCTGGCAGCCGCTGGCCTCGCACGCCTGGCGTCACCCTAGTCGGTGACGCGGCACACCTGATGCCTCCGTCGGGCGAGGGTGCCAACCTCGCGATGATCGACGGCGCCGAGCTCGCACTCGCGCTCGCCAGCCACTCCGGTGATGTCGAAGCGGCGATCGCGGCCTACGAGGAAACCATGTTCCAGCGCAGTGCCGCCGCGGCCACCGATGCCGACCAGCTGCTCCGCACACTCTTCGGGCCGGACTCGCCGCAAAGCCTGATCGGCATGTTCAGCGCGTTCAGTCCCAACTGA